One region of Oryza glaberrima chromosome 7, OglaRS2, whole genome shotgun sequence genomic DNA includes:
- the LOC127780103 gene encoding DIMBOA UDP-glucosyltransferase BX8-like yields MGTEAVHAAVAAGAGHRRRRVLLLPLPLQGHINPMFHLASVLHARGFAVTVFHLQPAGVNAPDASLHPAFDFVPVPADGDGDGAGGDYLEATLAGILDVNRRCEAPFRERLAALLEEAAPAGGGDVACLVADAHLLTLMDVARRLGVPTLALRTGSAASFRVFAAHRMLRDMGYLPARESELDAPVTVLPPAPYRVRDVMLTAGFGGHVQDQIYELVSRAVEAVRTSSGLILNTFDALEHDELAALRRDLDVPVFDVGPLHKLSPTAPPSSLLRQDRGCLEWLDSQAPASVLYVSFGSIASVSASELVEAAWGIANSGHPFLWVLRPGLVRGAAAAAALPDGFDAATRGRGAVVSWAPQEEVLAHPATAAFWTHCGWNSTLESVCAGVPMLLRPCFGDQPGNARYAERVWRAGLALDGGGGELERGKVEAAIRRLMEEDDGAGMRRRAGELKSRAAECITKAGSSCLIIDKLVNHILSI; encoded by the exons ATGGGCACGGAAGCAGTGCACGctgctgtcgccgccggcgccggccaccgtcgtcgccgcgtccTGCTCCTCCCGCTGCCGCTCCAGGGCCACATCAACCCCATGTTCCACCTCGCCAGCGTCCTCCACGCGCGGGGCTTCGCGGTCACCGTCTTCCACCTCCAACCGGCCGGCGTCAACGCGCCAGACGCGTCCCTCCACCCGGCGTTCGACTTCGTCCCCGtccccgccgacggcgacggcgacggcgccggcggcgactacCTGGAGGCCACCCTGGCGGGCATCCTCGACGTGAACCGCCGGTGCGAGGCGCCGTTCAGGGAGCGACTCGCGGCGCTGCTCGAGGAGGCTGctcctgccggcggcggcgacgtcgcgtgcctcgtcgccgacgcgcACCTCCTGACGCTGATGGAcgtcgcgcggcggctcggcgtgCCGACGCTGGCGCTGCGCAccggcagcgccgcctccttccgcgTCTTCGCCGCGCATCGTATGCTCCGCGACATGGGCTACCTCCCCGCTCGAG AGTCGGAGCTGGACGCGCCGGTGACggtgctgccgccggcgccgtacCGCGTCCGGGACGTGATGCTGACCGCCGGCTTCGGTGGCCACGTGCAGGACCAGATCTACGAGCTGGTATCCCGGGCCGTCGAGGCGGTGAGGACGTCGTCGGGGCTAATCCTCAACACCTTCGACGCGCTCGAGCacgacgagctcgccgcgctGCGGCGAGACCTCGACGTCCCGGTGTTCGACGTCGGCCCGCTCCACAAGCtctcgccgacggcgccgccgagcaGCCTGCTGCGCCAGGACCGCGGCTGCCTCGAGTGGCTAGACTCCCAGGCGCCGGCGTCCGTGCTCTACGTCAGCTTCGGCAGCATCGCCAGCGTGAGCGCCAGCGAGCTCGTCGAGGCGGCGTGGGGCATCGCCAACAGCGGACACCCGTTCCTCTGGGTGCTCCGCCCGGGCCTcgtccgcggcgccgccgccgccgccgccctccccgacgGCTTCGACGCCGCgacgcgcggccgcggcgcggtggTCAGCTGGGCGCCGCAGGAGGAGGTCCTGGCGCACCCGGCGACCGCCGCGTTCTGGACGCACTGCGGCtggaactcgacgctggagAGCGTCTGCGCCGGCGTGCCGATGCTGCTCCGGCCATGCTTCGGCGACCAGCCGGGCAACGCGAGGTACGCGGAGCGCGTGTGGCGAGCCGGCCtcgcgctcgacggcggcggcggcgagctggagaGGGGCAAGGTGGAAGCCGCCATCAGGAGGCTCATGGaagaggacgacggcgccggaATGCGGCGGAGAGCCGGCGAGCTGAAGAGCAGAGCGGCGGAGTGCATCACCAAGGCTGGCTCTTCTTGCCTCATCATTGACAAGCTGGTTAATCACATTTTATCCATCTAA